Proteins from one Deltaproteobacteria bacterium genomic window:
- a CDS encoding (Fe-S)-binding protein, protein MKYADMVHRCFRCGYCKFTSDYTDFNCPAYRKFRFETYSPGGRMWLIRGWLNGDIKNSERFQEILFSCATCANCVEHCVFTFSDDLVNIFIAAREELVADGLIPPPVRDYLKNIHVNGNPYKAPAAERGKWAEGTSMEAYAGQEYLFYVGCVGSYDERAVKIARAVGTLLVKAGLSIGILGEKETCDGNEVRALGEAGLFEQLAAQNIQAFRDLGVKKVITLDPHAFNAFKNDYPGLGGEFEVYHYTQVLAPLIQGGKVPLKECSLKVTYHDPCYLGRHNTEYQAPRSILKAIPGLELAEMERNGENAFCCGGGGGNFFTDILGGGEESPARLRVREALDTGAEIIAVACPQCAKMLEDAVKSEEMDDRLKVMDIAEIVNGCVI, encoded by the coding sequence ATGAAATACGCAGACATGGTTCACAGGTGCTTCAGGTGCGGTTACTGCAAGTTTACCAGCGATTATACCGACTTCAATTGCCCGGCCTACCGCAAGTTCCGATTTGAGACCTATTCCCCCGGGGGCCGGATGTGGCTCATCAGGGGCTGGCTCAATGGCGATATCAAGAACAGCGAGCGTTTTCAGGAGATCCTCTTTTCCTGCGCCACCTGCGCCAACTGCGTGGAACACTGCGTATTTACCTTCAGCGACGACCTGGTCAACATCTTCATCGCGGCAAGGGAGGAGCTGGTGGCCGACGGTCTTATTCCGCCCCCTGTGAGAGACTATCTCAAAAACATCCACGTCAACGGGAACCCTTACAAGGCCCCCGCGGCCGAGCGTGGAAAATGGGCCGAAGGGACCTCGATGGAGGCCTACGCCGGCCAGGAGTATCTTTTTTATGTGGGGTGCGTGGGGTCCTACGATGAGCGGGCCGTCAAGATCGCCCGGGCCGTGGGCACGCTCCTGGTAAAGGCAGGCCTTTCCATCGGGATTCTGGGGGAGAAGGAGACCTGCGACGGCAACGAGGTGCGGGCCCTGGGCGAGGCCGGACTCTTTGAACAGCTTGCCGCGCAAAACATCCAGGCATTCCGGGACCTGGGCGTCAAAAAGGTCATCACCCTCGATCCCCATGCCTTCAATGCGTTCAAGAATGACTATCCGGGTCTGGGCGGGGAATTCGAGGTCTACCACTATACCCAGGTCCTGGCCCCGTTGATTCAGGGAGGCAAGGTCCCGCTCAAGGAGTGCTCCCTCAAGGTCACCTACCATGATCCCTGTTATTTGGGGCGGCACAACACCGAGTACCAGGCCCCGCGGTCCATCCTCAAGGCCATCCCCGGCCTGGAACTGGCGGAGATGGAGAGAAACGGTGAGAATGCCTTTTGCTGCGGGGGCGGGGGCGGGAACTTCTTTACAGATATCCTGGGCGGCGGCGAGGAGAGCCCTGCCCGGCTGAGGGTGAGGGAGGCCCTGGATACGGGCGCCGAAATTATCGCGGTGGCCTGCCCCCAGTGCGCCAAGATGCTGGAGGACGCGGTCAAGTCAGAGGAGATGGACGACCGGTTGAAGGTCATGGACATCGCTGAAATCGTGAACGGGTGCGTCATTTGA
- a CDS encoding response regulator transcription factor — protein sequence MPEKTSILIIDDHPLFREGLKAIIGRDARFEVRGEAGTAQEGLRIAKKLRPDLVLLDISLPDQNGIQLTRDIRSLLPDTRVLIVSMHAKIDYIAEAFQAGATGYVVKESAAERLLKGIEYVLRGDYFLDSSVSQQVVKKLMASPARDERISDAGYGTLSPREQEVMRFLAEGLSRTAIAEKLFISPKTVENHRTNIMNKLGLHSTMDLIRYSAKLGLIDVDLWKE from the coding sequence GTGCCTGAGAAGACATCGATCCTGATCATTGACGACCATCCCCTTTTCAGGGAGGGATTGAAGGCCATTATCGGGCGTGACGCACGTTTTGAGGTGAGGGGAGAGGCGGGAACCGCACAGGAGGGACTCCGGATCGCCAAGAAGCTCCGGCCCGACCTGGTGTTGCTGGATATCTCCCTGCCCGATCAAAACGGCATCCAGCTAACGCGGGACATACGAAGTCTCCTGCCGGATACACGGGTCCTGATCGTCAGCATGCACGCCAAGATCGATTATATCGCCGAGGCGTTTCAGGCCGGGGCTACAGGATATGTGGTCAAGGAATCCGCGGCCGAAAGACTTCTCAAGGGGATCGAGTATGTCTTGAGGGGCGATTATTTCCTGGACAGTTCCGTGTCCCAGCAGGTGGTAAAGAAGCTGATGGCGTCTCCGGCAAGAGATGAAAGGATCTCGGACGCCGGCTATGGCACGCTGAGCCCCAGGGAGCAGGAGGTGATGCGGTTTCTGGCCGAAGGACTTTCCAGGACGGCCATCGCTGAGAAGCTCTTTATCAGCCCCAAGACCGTGGAAAACCACCGGACCAACATCATGAACAAGCTCGGCCTTCACAGCACCATGGATCTGATCCGCTATTCTGCAAAACTGGGGTTGATCGACGTGGATCTCTGGAAAGAGTAA
- the coaE gene encoding dephospho-CoA kinase (Dephospho-CoA kinase (CoaE) performs the final step in coenzyme A biosynthesis.), giving the protein MVLGVTGGIASGKTTVAHMLAELCAPIIDFDLLAREVVVPGQPAFQEIVGYFGEAVIGEDGNLDRKRLSGIVFQDPEKRRILEAMTHPRILEAFVRRVRQLGDDNPQGIVQAVIPLLFEAHLEPLVHKVLVVYVSPDTQIERLMKRDRISREEARRILDAQMPIDEKAARADFVIRNEGDVEGTRKQVTALWKRLKEMQNSQRKR; this is encoded by the coding sequence CTGGTCTTGGGCGTTACCGGCGGGATCGCCAGCGGCAAGACCACCGTGGCCCACATGTTGGCGGAACTGTGCGCCCCGATCATCGACTTCGACCTCCTTGCCAGAGAAGTGGTTGTCCCGGGCCAACCCGCCTTTCAGGAGATCGTCGGTTATTTCGGGGAAGCGGTCATCGGGGAGGACGGAAACCTGGACCGGAAACGGCTTTCAGGGATCGTGTTTCAGGATCCGGAAAAGCGGCGGATACTGGAGGCTATGACCCATCCCCGCATTCTGGAGGCATTTGTCCGTCGAGTCAGGCAACTCGGCGACGATAATCCACAGGGGATTGTCCAGGCGGTGATCCCCCTCCTGTTCGAGGCTCATTTAGAGCCCCTGGTTCACAAGGTCCTGGTGGTCTATGTCTCACCCGATACCCAGATCGAGCGACTCATGAAACGGGATCGGATCAGTCGGGAGGAGGCGAGGCGCATCCTCGACGCCCAGATGCCCATCGATGAGAAGGCGGCCCGGGCCGACTTTGTGATCCGTAACGAGGGGGACGTGGAAGGAACTCGAAAACAGGTCACGGCCCTCTGGAAGCGCCTCAAAGAGATGCAGAACTCGCAGCGGAAAAGATAG
- a CDS encoding FAD-binding oxidoreductase, translating into MDISSQLREIVGEDRMSNRPEERFIYSRDSGAQPPRQVDYVVMPRTAQEVRLIILLANREKIPVTPLGGGFTLSALVVPNRGGIVLDMKQMDRIIEVNEINRYALIEPGVSQAGLQSYLKKHHPRLQHSTPEAPPTVTVVGNALIQGHGHISPRYGINSDMVNGMEVVLPTGEICTIGAGSLGPSWFSRGPLPDLPGLFIGWFGTTGIVTKLSLKLFPKPAFREVLAFYTDDVDLISEGIFETTQLDLLEDFFLISQEKPDWMNHVFFIIIISGHFEDELAFKKEAFKRLFREFKGGGKFNFVEDLHPALNKRFLDVPPLAALAADFRKGGGFEYTGAILPIDKVPDAWKKGIEISHKHGMICSYVHQVLLGHSVMFGFNYSFNRADEEDIEKTRKALEESNQVTLDLGGMIWKGEVGAQQMMLKQMDPNTVDLIRKVKGLLDPNGIMNPGNWEMG; encoded by the coding sequence ATGGACATATCCAGCCAGCTGAGGGAGATCGTCGGGGAAGACAGGATGTCGAACCGGCCGGAGGAGCGTTTCATCTATTCCCGGGATTCCGGGGCCCAGCCCCCCCGGCAGGTGGATTATGTGGTCATGCCCAGGACCGCCCAAGAGGTCAGGCTGATAATTCTTCTGGCCAACCGGGAAAAGATTCCTGTGACGCCCCTGGGCGGCGGCTTCACCCTGTCGGCCCTGGTGGTTCCCAACCGCGGGGGGATTGTCCTGGACATGAAACAGATGGACCGCATCATTGAGGTCAACGAGATCAACCGGTACGCCCTGATCGAACCGGGGGTATCCCAGGCCGGGCTCCAGTCCTATCTCAAAAAGCACCATCCCCGTCTCCAGCATTCCACCCCCGAGGCCCCCCCTACGGTGACGGTGGTGGGCAATGCACTGATCCAGGGGCACGGGCATATATCGCCCCGGTACGGGATCAACTCAGACATGGTGAACGGCATGGAGGTGGTCCTCCCCACAGGCGAGATCTGCACCATAGGCGCCGGGTCTCTCGGGCCTTCCTGGTTCTCGAGGGGGCCTCTCCCGGACCTTCCCGGGCTGTTTATCGGATGGTTCGGGACCACCGGCATCGTCACCAAGCTCTCGCTCAAGCTCTTCCCCAAACCCGCCTTTCGAGAGGTCCTGGCTTTTTACACCGATGATGTGGACCTCATCTCAGAAGGTATCTTTGAGACGACCCAACTCGATTTACTGGAAGATTTTTTTCTCATCAGCCAGGAAAAACCCGACTGGATGAACCATGTCTTTTTCATCATCATCATCTCGGGCCATTTCGAAGATGAGCTGGCGTTCAAGAAGGAGGCATTCAAACGGTTGTTCCGGGAGTTCAAGGGCGGGGGGAAGTTCAACTTTGTGGAAGATCTTCATCCGGCATTGAACAAACGGTTTCTGGATGTTCCTCCCCTGGCGGCCCTGGCCGCGGATTTCAGAAAAGGCGGCGGTTTTGAATATACCGGCGCCATCCTCCCCATCGACAAGGTCCCGGACGCATGGAAAAAAGGGATCGAGATCTCCCACAAACACGGGATGATCTGCTCCTATGTCCACCAGGTTCTCCTGGGCCACAGCGTCATGTTCGGGTTCAACTATTCTTTTAACCGGGCCGATGAGGAGGACATTGAAAAGACCCGCAAGGCCCTGGAGGAGTCCAATCAGGTCACCCTGGATCTGGGCGGGATGATCTGGAAGGGGGAGGTGGGGGCACAGCAGATGATGCTGAAACAGATGGATCCGAATACCGTGGACCTCATCCGGAAGGTGAAAGGCCTCCTGGACCCCAACGGGATCATGAATCCGGGCAACTGGGAGATGGGCTGA
- a CDS encoding FAD-binding oxidoreductase, translating to MTDITQALAGIVGEAYVSNHPEEAYFYARDPGLMPPHAPDYVVVPKVVEEIQEIVSLANREKIPVVPMGAGLALTGLVIPLKGGIVIDMKRMTRILKVNETGRHAIVEGGTSQGLLKSYLEKHHPRLRHSIPDSPATATIAANVMIHGQGRLTQQYGFNSDMITGLEVVLASGQVSRIGSCALSPDWFSKGAPLPDLTGLFLGWFGATGIITKIGVKLYPKKKLRDVEIFLTDRADLVPDMIYELTHTEMVEDINVFAQPKPMIFKDNHHITLFFTGDTDEELEFKRKTIWHSLDRFIRNKDGGFMGVPPVMKPTLLDMPQRSVSRFADVTKGGGFEYSGPIIMVDKYPACAQKILELAEKYDLGYSGMARIIGRSHAMMYGFAFTFNRADPDMMERTRKALHEVSVFALEAGGIFWKATVDEQRMAMEKMDPVTLGLMKMIKEQMDPNGIMNPGNWEVTEV from the coding sequence ATGACGGATATTACCCAGGCGCTTGCCGGGATCGTGGGAGAGGCCTATGTTTCCAACCACCCTGAGGAGGCCTATTTTTATGCCCGGGACCCCGGGCTGATGCCCCCCCATGCCCCGGACTATGTGGTGGTGCCCAAGGTCGTGGAAGAGATCCAGGAGATTGTCAGCCTGGCCAACCGCGAAAAGATCCCGGTCGTGCCGATGGGGGCCGGTCTGGCACTGACCGGTCTGGTCATTCCCCTGAAAGGGGGGATCGTGATCGACATGAAGCGGATGACACGGATTCTGAAGGTCAATGAGACGGGCCGGCATGCCATTGTCGAAGGAGGCACCTCTCAAGGTCTTCTCAAGTCCTATCTGGAAAAACATCATCCCCGTCTTCGGCACAGCATCCCCGATTCCCCGGCCACGGCCACCATCGCAGCCAATGTCATGATCCACGGCCAGGGACGGCTGACCCAGCAGTACGGATTCAATTCCGATATGATTACCGGGCTGGAGGTGGTCCTGGCATCGGGCCAGGTCTCCCGGATCGGGTCCTGCGCCCTTTCTCCGGACTGGTTTTCAAAGGGGGCGCCCTTGCCCGACCTGACCGGGCTTTTCCTGGGCTGGTTCGGGGCCACCGGGATCATCACCAAGATCGGCGTGAAACTCTACCCCAAAAAGAAGCTGCGGGACGTGGAGATTTTCCTTACGGATCGGGCAGACCTGGTCCCGGATATGATCTATGAACTGACCCATACGGAGATGGTGGAAGACATCAATGTGTTCGCCCAGCCAAAGCCGATGATTTTCAAGGACAACCATCACATCACCCTTTTTTTCACCGGGGATACGGACGAGGAGCTGGAATTCAAACGGAAGACGATCTGGCATTCCCTTGACCGGTTTATCCGCAACAAGGACGGCGGATTTATGGGGGTCCCGCCGGTCATGAAGCCGACCCTCCTGGACATGCCCCAGCGGAGCGTCAGCCGGTTTGCGGATGTGACAAAGGGCGGGGGATTTGAGTACTCGGGCCCGATCATCATGGTGGACAAATATCCTGCCTGCGCGCAGAAAATCCTGGAGTTAGCGGAAAAATATGATCTGGGGTACTCGGGCATGGCGCGGATCATCGGGAGGAGTCACGCCATGATGTACGGATTCGCCTTTACCTTCAACCGGGCGGACCCGGACATGATGGAGCGGACCCGGAAGGCCCTCCACGAGGTGAGCGTCTTTGCCCTGGAGGCCGGGGGCATATTCTGGAAGGCCACTGTGGACGAACAAAGAATGGCCATGGAAAAGATGGATCCCGTGACCCTCGGACTCATGAAGATGATCAAGGAACAGATGGATCCCAACGGCATTATGAATCCTGGAAACTGGGAGGTTACCGAGGTATGA
- a CDS encoding molybdopterin-dependent oxidoreductase: MDDHLKWIKTHCGRMDHGGCALLAGVRDNTIVKIKGDPEGFLNRGYVCPKGLASPGRLDHPDRLKHPLRRTGGRGEGKWERISWDAAIKTISENFQRIKGEYGARGVAFCQGMPKGIEHFVLIRLANIFGSPNVVSVQDVCHAPREVTGLHTCGFYPVADFHLKSSLALVWGSNVTSTNEEGEICSLLLDQLRNGTRMIVVDPRQTELAKKADLWLQLRPGTDSALALGMLNVIIEEGLFDEDFVVAWTYGFEDLARHVNGYPPEKVSEVTWVPSDLIREAARLYARSRPAAIQWGNAIEQHTSAFDTARALVCLMAVCGNLDVPGGNIQANEPNILPLGKFVRADLLPDKWKEMIHTAHHTIPKLMTVPPAFLRKAILEEFPYPIKGAYVQCSNPVMAYADSRMTVDAMHQLDFLVVADIFMTPTASLADVVLPVATQFEFNDIGHYGLGHGYILARPKVVEPPEGCWSDIRILNALGRAMTPEEFWGDDPDDLLEALLEPSGLSYGRFVEEGYLKGEERFKKYESRGFKTPTGKVELCLSTTEKFGLKALPGFTALPADDPDYPLVLTSAKDPFYMHSSYRWVKSLRKRSPDPVVEIHPETASDLNIHEGEQVAIETRQGAITQVARLTEGVHPNVVNAAYGWWFPEADITSEDTWTRSNFNMLTSAKELGKEFGTPNLKGIPCRIRPANERKKEG, encoded by the coding sequence ATGGATGACCATCTTAAATGGATAAAGACCCACTGCGGTCGGATGGACCATGGGGGGTGCGCCCTTCTGGCGGGCGTCAGGGATAATACCATTGTAAAAATAAAGGGCGACCCGGAAGGTTTCCTGAACCGGGGCTATGTCTGCCCCAAGGGGCTGGCCTCACCCGGCCGGCTCGATCATCCCGATCGACTCAAACACCCGCTCCGCCGGACCGGCGGCCGGGGAGAAGGTAAATGGGAGCGCATTTCATGGGATGCGGCCATCAAGACCATCAGCGAGAATTTCCAGCGGATCAAGGGAGAATATGGGGCCAGGGGGGTGGCCTTCTGCCAGGGAATGCCTAAAGGGATCGAGCATTTTGTGCTGATCCGGCTGGCCAATATCTTCGGTTCTCCCAATGTGGTATCGGTCCAGGACGTGTGCCATGCCCCCAGGGAAGTGACCGGTCTCCATACGTGCGGGTTCTATCCGGTGGCCGATTTCCACTTAAAGAGCAGCCTCGCCCTGGTGTGGGGGAGCAATGTGACCAGCACCAATGAGGAGGGCGAAATCTGCAGCCTCCTCCTGGATCAGCTCAGGAACGGCACCCGGATGATCGTGGTGGATCCCCGGCAGACCGAACTGGCAAAAAAGGCGGACCTGTGGCTCCAGTTGAGACCGGGCACGGACTCGGCCCTGGCCCTGGGGATGTTGAATGTGATCATCGAAGAGGGGCTGTTTGATGAGGACTTCGTGGTGGCCTGGACATATGGATTTGAAGATCTGGCCCGGCATGTGAATGGGTATCCACCGGAAAAGGTGTCGGAAGTCACGTGGGTCCCCTCGGACCTTATCCGGGAGGCCGCCCGGTTGTACGCCCGCTCCCGGCCGGCCGCCATCCAGTGGGGGAATGCCATCGAACAGCATACGAGCGCCTTTGACACGGCCAGGGCCCTGGTGTGCCTCATGGCTGTGTGCGGGAACCTGGATGTGCCGGGCGGCAATATTCAGGCGAACGAACCCAATATCCTTCCCCTGGGGAAATTCGTCCGGGCCGACCTCCTCCCCGATAAATGGAAGGAGATGATCCACACTGCCCATCACACCATCCCCAAGCTCATGACCGTGCCCCCGGCGTTTTTGAGAAAGGCCATACTGGAGGAATTTCCCTATCCGATCAAGGGGGCCTATGTCCAGTGCTCCAACCCGGTCATGGCCTACGCAGACAGCCGTATGACCGTGGACGCCATGCATCAGCTCGATTTTCTGGTAGTGGCCGACATATTCATGACGCCGACGGCCTCCCTGGCCGATGTGGTTCTCCCGGTTGCCACCCAGTTCGAGTTCAACGACATCGGCCACTATGGGCTGGGTCACGGGTATATCCTGGCCCGGCCCAAGGTGGTCGAGCCGCCGGAGGGGTGCTGGTCCGACATCCGCATCCTCAATGCGCTGGGCCGGGCCATGACCCCGGAGGAATTCTGGGGTGACGACCCCGATGACCTTCTGGAGGCCCTCCTTGAGCCAAGCGGCCTCAGCTATGGCCGGTTCGTCGAGGAGGGGTATTTGAAGGGGGAAGAGAGATTCAAAAAATATGAATCCCGCGGCTTCAAGACGCCGACCGGCAAGGTGGAACTCTGCCTGAGCACCACGGAAAAATTCGGGCTCAAGGCACTGCCGGGATTTACGGCCTTGCCCGCGGATGATCCGGACTATCCCCTGGTGTTGACCAGCGCAAAAGACCCTTTCTACATGCATTCCTCTTATCGATGGGTGAAAAGCCTCAGAAAAAGGAGCCCCGACCCGGTGGTGGAGATTCATCCTGAAACCGCCTCAGACCTCAATATCCATGAGGGGGAACAGGTGGCGATCGAGACCCGTCAGGGAGCAATCACCCAGGTGGCGCGCCTGACCGAGGGAGTGCATCCCAATGTGGTGAATGCCGCCTATGGCTGGTGGTTCCCAGAGGCGGATATCACCTCTGAGGATACCTGGACCCGGTCTAATTTCAACATGCTCACCTCTGCAAAAGAATTGGGGAAGGAATTCGGCACCCCTAATCTCAAAGGCATCCCGTGCAGGATCCGGCCGGCGAATGAAAGGAAAAAGGAAGGCTGA
- a CDS encoding GAF domain-containing protein: MKNEIMNYETLLKVTHGCVLSRDPEESALLIVEAVKSALDVKGCALFLFNRKTHELEVAASMGLSNEYLNKGPLSAMHSIAGSLKDGPVAISDVTEDPRIQYPEAAKKEGIASILSVPIVVRDKPIGVLRVYSATRWEATLEDVNFVQAVAQIAGMALEMSRLHKGMKDSIEILKHMRDPKTFKSKGWTPYEGIPKSVGKVGPISQQIQ, encoded by the coding sequence ATGAAAAACGAAATCATGAACTACGAAACCCTTTTAAAGGTGACGCATGGCTGTGTCCTGTCCAGGGACCCTGAAGAATCCGCTTTACTGATTGTCGAGGCGGTAAAGAGCGCACTGGATGTTAAAGGCTGTGCCCTGTTTCTGTTCAACCGGAAGACCCACGAATTGGAGGTGGCGGCATCCATGGGGCTGAGCAACGAGTATCTGAACAAGGGCCCGCTCAGCGCGATGCACTCCATTGCAGGTTCTCTGAAAGATGGTCCTGTTGCCATCTCGGACGTAACAGAGGATCCACGAATCCAATACCCGGAAGCGGCAAAAAAAGAGGGTATCGCCTCCATTCTCTCGGTGCCCATCGTCGTCCGGGATAAACCTATCGGCGTGCTGAGGGTCTACTCGGCCACGCGCTGGGAGGCCACGCTGGAAGATGTGAATTTTGTTCAGGCCGTGGCCCAGATCGCAGGCATGGCCCTGGAGATGTCCCGCCTGCATAAAGGGATGAAGGACAGCATCGAGATATTGAAGCATATGCGGGATCCAAAGACCTTTAAATCGAAAGGGTGGACCCCTTACGAGGGCATTCCCAAGAGTGTGGGGAAGGTCGGTCCCATTTCCCAACAGATCCAATGA
- a CDS encoding PAS domain-containing protein — MTDTPTYGELEQRVRELEKEAARRKEAEEALRASEAQKRAILDASVDRIRYVDKDLRIIWGNKTTVLFHGMSPEDLVGKTCYEMFLGRDTPCEGCATLKARETGRLERTVMYHPKIKGLDRETYWDTYCVPLKNSGGEVEGFIQIGRDITRQKMAEARIHTLSQQLLKAQENERERISQYLHDHVGQELSLIKIGCETLLDGYPDVAPEVGHRLARLSKTVQGTITAVRGLAYDLRPPGLDQLGLAQAVFQLCEDFSENSGLKVDFQAAGMDDLKMDPDIEINLYRLFQEALNNIEKHADADHVMIRMVASHPNIILCIEDDGKGFDVEGSLLRASSEKRMGLGSMEERVSLLDGNLRIRSRLMGGTKIRIEIPLKEKSGA; from the coding sequence GTGACCGATACGCCGACTTATGGAGAATTGGAACAGAGGGTCAGGGAACTGGAAAAAGAGGCTGCCCGGCGGAAGGAAGCCGAGGAGGCGCTCCGTGCGAGCGAGGCACAGAAGCGCGCCATCCTGGACGCCTCTGTCGACCGGATACGGTATGTGGACAAGGATCTGAGGATCATCTGGGGCAATAAGACAACGGTCTTGTTTCACGGCATGTCCCCGGAGGACCTGGTGGGCAAGACCTGTTATGAGATGTTTCTCGGGAGAGACACCCCCTGCGAAGGATGCGCCACCCTGAAGGCCCGGGAAACGGGCAGGCTTGAACGCACCGTGATGTATCATCCTAAGATAAAGGGCCTCGATAGAGAGACGTACTGGGATACCTATTGCGTTCCCCTGAAGAATAGTGGGGGCGAGGTCGAAGGGTTCATTCAGATCGGAAGGGACATTACCCGGCAGAAAATGGCTGAAGCACGGATCCACACCCTCAGCCAGCAACTCTTGAAGGCCCAGGAGAATGAACGGGAGAGGATCTCGCAGTATCTCCACGACCACGTAGGCCAAGAACTCTCTCTCATAAAAATAGGATGTGAGACCCTGTTGGATGGTTATCCCGACGTCGCCCCTGAGGTTGGCCACCGGTTGGCCAGATTGTCCAAGACCGTCCAGGGGACGATCACTGCGGTGCGTGGATTGGCATATGATCTGCGTCCTCCGGGTCTGGATCAGCTCGGACTTGCCCAGGCGGTCTTTCAGCTCTGCGAAGATTTTTCTGAAAATTCCGGCTTGAAGGTCGATTTTCAGGCCGCTGGAATGGATGATCTAAAGATGGACCCTGATATCGAGATCAACCTGTACCGTCTGTTCCAAGAGGCCCTCAACAATATCGAAAAACATGCCGATGCCGACCACGTGATGATCCGGATGGTGGCATCCCATCCCAATATTATCCTTTGCATCGAAGACGACGGCAAGGGGTTTGATGTGGAAGGCAGTCTGCTCAGGGCATCCAGTGAAAAACGGATGGGACTCGGAAGCATGGAGGAGAGGGTCAGCCTTCTTGACGGAAATTTGAGGATCCGGTCACGCCTCATGGGGGGCACGAAAATACGTATCGAAATCCCCTTGAAGGAGAAGAGCGGTGCCTGA
- a CDS encoding (Fe-S)-binding protein, whose product MYTLKFDENVCRTCPTGDCLVKCQYLHLDKETAVAEMVKIGQGADSFVLNDCVTCYACEEYCRRGNHPFYLITERRQEKGILTAPRAITRQWINIGEPQGKYRLGEVKERVLSFGFMPEFLGWIKGRLFEDVMPSYIFGQEFFCNVVYIHFADTAVIKERLPQVVDNFRKLGVKEVIFLHDECYGAFTQLAPAFGIDVPFQSIHYYEYLYHRLQELKDLIRPLNIRVAYQRPCSSRLSSDQHHFFADIMDLIGVDLVAREYQDENALCCGGILSMNYGYDLAHDVQKRNIDDMTAHGAQFCVFNCPACQSTLGPLVAKQGIKPIHMIHLCRKAIGEM is encoded by the coding sequence ATGTATACTCTGAAATTTGATGAAAACGTGTGCCGGACCTGCCCCACGGGCGACTGCCTGGTCAAGTGCCAGTATCTCCATCTCGACAAGGAGACGGCCGTGGCAGAGATGGTGAAGATCGGTCAGGGGGCGGATTCCTTTGTCCTCAACGACTGTGTCACCTGTTATGCCTGCGAGGAGTACTGCCGGAGGGGGAATCACCCCTTCTACCTCATTACGGAGCGGCGTCAGGAAAAGGGGATCCTGACCGCGCCGAGGGCCATCACCCGGCAGTGGATCAACATCGGCGAGCCCCAGGGAAAATATCGGCTGGGCGAGGTCAAGGAGCGGGTGCTCTCCTTTGGCTTCATGCCGGAATTCCTGGGCTGGATCAAGGGACGGCTCTTCGAAGATGTCATGCCCTCCTATATCTTCGGTCAGGAGTTCTTCTGCAACGTGGTGTACATCCATTTTGCGGATACTGCCGTCATCAAGGAAAGACTTCCCCAGGTGGTGGACAATTTTAGAAAACTGGGGGTCAAGGAGGTGATCTTTCTCCACGATGAATGCTACGGCGCCTTCACCCAGCTGGCCCCGGCCTTTGGGATCGATGTACCGTTCCAATCGATTCATTACTATGAATATCTGTATCACCGGTTACAGGAATTAAAAGACCTCATCCGGCCGCTCAATATCCGGGTCGCCTACCAGAGGCCCTGTTCATCGCGGCTTTCTTCCGACCAGCACCATTTTTTCGCCGATATTATGGACCTGATCGGCGTCGATCTGGTGGCGCGGGAGTATCAGGATGAAAACGCCCTCTGCTGCGGCGGGATATTGAGCATGAACTACGGTTATGACCTGGCCCACGATGTCCAAAAAAGGAACATTGATGACATGACGGCCCACGGGGCCCAGTTCTGTGTCTTCAACTGCCCGGCGTGCCAGAGCACGCTGGGACCCCTGGTGGCCAAGCAAGGGATAAAACCGATACATATGATCCACCTCTGCCGGAAGGCCATCGGCGAGATGTGA